In a single window of the Planctomycetia bacterium genome:
- a CDS encoding ferredoxin--NADP reductase, with the protein MKMTELNAKVIQRIEISTALIVLRVSFDGWEMPAFTPGQFAVLALPGNSARCAMCEEEDETAEGERLIKRAYSISSSSRLKEFLEFYVALVPSGALTPRLFALQMGDSLWLGPKFSGMFTLREVPPDKHVVLISTGTGLAPYISMLRDELQCGGPRRFAVVHGARHSWELGYRSELMMLQSMCPNITYLPLISRPQDEPVHWTGRAGRIQSVWRENPLREFWKFDPTPDNTHIFLCGNPGMVEEMTAILSQDGFSEHSVRQPGQIHIEKYW; encoded by the coding sequence GTGAAAATGACTGAACTCAATGCCAAAGTTATCCAGCGAATCGAGATATCGACGGCGCTCATCGTTCTCCGGGTTTCGTTCGATGGCTGGGAGATGCCTGCGTTTACGCCCGGCCAGTTCGCGGTCTTGGCGCTTCCCGGCAACAGCGCCCGCTGCGCGATGTGCGAGGAGGAGGATGAGACGGCCGAGGGGGAACGACTGATCAAGCGGGCATATTCCATTTCCTCGTCTTCGCGGCTGAAGGAATTCCTGGAGTTCTACGTGGCCCTCGTTCCATCAGGTGCGCTGACGCCGCGACTGTTCGCCTTGCAAATGGGCGATTCACTGTGGCTGGGCCCCAAGTTCAGCGGAATGTTCACGCTTAGGGAAGTGCCACCGGACAAGCACGTAGTGCTGATTTCGACAGGGACGGGGCTGGCCCCGTACATCAGCATGCTGCGCGATGAGTTACAATGCGGAGGGCCCCGTCGCTTCGCGGTCGTTCACGGTGCGCGCCATAGCTGGGAATTGGGCTATCGGAGCGAATTGATGATGCTGCAGTCGATGTGTCCGAACATTACCTACTTGCCGCTCATCAGCCGTCCTCAGGACGAGCCCGTTCATTGGACCGGCCGCGCCGGTCGGATTCAATCGGTCTGGCGCGAGAATCCGTTGCGCGAATTTTGGAAGTTTGATCCGACGCCGGATAACACACACATTTTTCTCTGTGGCAACCCCGGCATGGTCGAGGAGATGACCGCCATTCTCTCCCAGGACGGCTTCAGTGAACATTCTGTACGCCAGCCCGGACAGATTCACATCGAGAAGTATTGGTGA
- a CDS encoding mercuric reductase, with translation MADPANGSAMIGRPPQTSSADEHNRRLVANIHPTAWTNPTPAGRYNLVVVGAGTASLVTAAGAAGLGARVALIERDLMGGDCLNVGCVPSKALIRSARALADARDARNFGVRVPEGLSVDFPAVMERMRQLRAGISPNDSARRFRELGIDVFIGEARFTSGQTVETGGQTLRFARACIATGARAASLPIPGLAEAGYLTNETIFSLTELPQRLAIIGAGPIGCEMAQTFARFGSKVTLLEAGPHILGREDPDAAARIEVALRSDGVDIRCSAKIQSVRHEGEKVIALQDDEEVRADAILLGVGRAPNVEGLGLESAGVEFEKRAGVKVNDRLRTTNPRIFAAGDVCSRYKFTHAADFMARIVIQNALFVGRAKASALTIPWCTYTDPEIAHVGIYEHDAREQGIDLRTITLEMSDVDRAILDGETDGFLKVHLKAGTDKILGATLVARHAGEMISEITLAVVAGKGLGTIARTIHPYPTQAEIIRKAGDAHNRTRLTPFVRKLFNLVLKLRR, from the coding sequence ATGGCGGATCCAGCCAATGGCAGTGCTATGATCGGTCGCCCGCCGCAGACCTCTTCCGCGGATGAGCACAATCGCCGTTTGGTGGCAAATATCCATCCGACTGCGTGGACCAACCCGACTCCCGCTGGTCGTTACAATCTGGTCGTCGTCGGCGCGGGAACAGCAAGTCTGGTAACGGCGGCCGGCGCTGCAGGCCTCGGCGCAAGGGTCGCCCTGATTGAGCGCGACCTGATGGGCGGCGACTGTCTAAACGTCGGCTGCGTCCCGTCCAAAGCCTTGATTCGCTCCGCCCGCGCATTGGCCGACGCGCGAGATGCCCGAAACTTCGGAGTTCGCGTGCCTGAAGGGTTATCTGTGGATTTTCCAGCGGTCATGGAGCGAATGCGTCAACTTCGCGCCGGGATCAGCCCGAATGACTCAGCGCGGCGATTTCGAGAGTTGGGCATCGATGTCTTTATTGGCGAGGCGCGTTTCACGAGTGGGCAGACGGTCGAAACCGGGGGACAGACCCTCCGTTTTGCCCGGGCGTGCATTGCCACCGGCGCGCGGGCTGCATCATTGCCGATTCCAGGCCTCGCCGAGGCGGGCTATCTTACAAATGAAACGATCTTTTCGTTGACCGAGCTTCCACAGCGATTGGCGATCATCGGCGCCGGACCCATCGGCTGCGAGATGGCGCAGACATTCGCCCGATTCGGTTCGAAGGTCACGCTCCTGGAGGCTGGACCACACATCCTGGGACGCGAGGATCCCGACGCCGCAGCGCGAATCGAGGTTGCGCTCCGCAGCGATGGCGTCGATATCCGCTGTTCCGCCAAAATCCAGTCCGTTCGTCACGAAGGTGAAAAAGTGATCGCCTTGCAGGACGACGAGGAAGTCCGCGCCGATGCGATTCTGCTGGGTGTCGGCCGGGCGCCCAACGTGGAAGGGCTGGGCCTGGAGTCGGCAGGCGTCGAGTTCGAAAAACGAGCCGGCGTCAAGGTCAACGATCGCTTACGGACGACGAATCCGCGCATCTTCGCTGCCGGCGACGTTTGCTCGCGTTACAAATTTACGCATGCCGCGGATTTCATGGCCCGGATCGTGATTCAGAACGCGCTATTCGTCGGGCGTGCCAAGGCCAGTGCCCTGACCATTCCCTGGTGCACCTACACCGATCCGGAAATCGCGCACGTCGGGATTTACGAGCATGACGCCAGAGAGCAAGGCATCGACCTTCGCACGATCACCCTTGAAATGAGCGACGTGGACCGTGCCATCCTCGACGGCGAGACGGACGGCTTCCTGAAGGTTCATCTCAAGGCCGGGACTGACAAGATTCTGGGCGCGACGCTCGTGGCCCGGCACGCGGGCGAGATGATCAGCGAGATCACCCTTGCAGTGGTCGCCGGAAAGGGCCTGGGGACAATCGCCCGAACGATTCATCCGTACCCGACGCAGGCTGAAATCATCCGCAAGGCGGGCGATGCCCATAACCGCACTCGCCTGACGCCTTTTGTTCGAAAGCTGTTCAATCTGGTATTGAAGCTTCGTCGGTAA